DNA from Coriobacteriaceae bacterium:
GCGATCGCATGTGCAGTGTTCTTTGCGTCAAAGCGCTGCGAATATGCCTCGATGAGCATAGGCAGGTTGACACCGGTGACGATAGCCCAGGAATCGTGGCCCTCGATGAGCCCGCTGATCTGGTTGAACGGCGTGCCGCCCCACAGATCAACGAGGAAGAGCACCTGCTCCTGGTCCTCGAAGGAAGCGACTGCTTCCTCGACCTTGGCGCGGAAATCGTCGGGGCCCATGCTCGGCTCGAGCGAGACCACGGCAACAGACGGCTGATCGCCAAAGACCATCGAGCCCGTCTGCTTGATTCCAGCTGCCAAGTCCCCGTGGCTAGCAAGAACAATACTTACCATCACATAACCTCCTTTTTGTCTACGTATTTCCTACACGACATGAAAGGAGTATACCTGTTTGGATTGTGGAATTATAGCTAAATTCGCAAAAGGTTGGATTATTTGTTTAAACGTCTAAGTTTGTTACAAATTGATTACATTGCTGGTTTACAGCTCATTGCCTGATAAAACGTGATTTGCCGATTGTTTCCAAAGACATATACAGGCGCACTGTTCGTTAAAACCGCTTTTAGGTGGATCCCAATGCGCCTGCGTGCCGCCATTTTGTTTAAACAGACATGACTTGACTAACCGAAGCAAATATGTTTAGAACTCTAGCCCATGCAGTCATTGGATGTTAGGCGATGTGGAGTGGGTTGGCGGCGTCGACGGCATCGGGTGCGTCGGAGAGGCCGTCAGGAGCAGCGTCTGCCGGGTCCTCGTCGGGAGTCTCGATCTGTTTGATCATTACCTCTTGGCCCTGCAGCAAATAGGTCTCGCCGCTACCGCAATGGGGACAGGTCTTGCCGTGCTCGACCGTCGCGTAGTCGCAGCCGCACGCCTCGCAATGTGTCACGGCCTCGACGGGCTCCACGATAAGCTCCGCGCCCTGCGCGATAGGCTTTTTATCTGCTGCCCAGCGCCAAGCGTCGAGCAGCAAGTCGGGAACGACGCCCGAGACCTCGCCCAGTAGCAACGTCACGCTCGAAACGCGACGCACGCCATGAGCGCGCGCCACATTCTCGACATCGCGAATGATGTGGTAAACGATTCCCAATTCATGCAAGGTAGAAACCTTTCAACAACGGTTGATGCGATGTCAGCCAAACGTCAGCGAGCGGCGATCCAGGTGCCCCAGGTTGCCCCGAAACAAGGCGTCCGCTGGGCTTTTGCCCGCGGCGCCGAAGTTGAGGGGCAAGATGGGGTGCTTGGGCGCCGCGCAGCGTCGGCAGTGCCGCCGTTCGTTAGAACGGCGGAACCTCATTACTTGCGACCGAACTTGATTTTGATTGCACGCTTTAGAGCGTACTTGCCGAGGCTTGGGAGCTTTTGCTCGTATTTGACCATCGTGGAGCACTCGGGGCGGTCGCGATCCAGATGGATGGCGTCAAACGCGCACTTGGTGGTGCACAGGCCGCAGCCAATGCACTTGTTGGGGTCGACGATCGAGGCGCCGCAGCCCAGGCAGCGGGCGGTCTCGGCGCGCACCTGCTCCTCGGTAAAGGTCTCAACATACTCGCTAAACGGCGCAGCCTTCTCGCGTTCGCGGTCCACATGCGCAACCTCGCGGCTCGCGTTGTCGTAGCTCTCGAGCACAACGTCGTTGCGGTCGAGCGCGGTGTAGCGGCGCTGGTTGCGGCCGATGGTGAGCGTGGAGCCCGGCTGCACAAAGCGATGGATGGACACGGCGGCCTCGTGGCCGGCGGCGATGGCATCGATGGCAAAGCTCGGACCGGTGTAGACGTCGCCTCCCACAAAGATGTCGGGCTCAGCGGTCTGATAGGTCTGGGGATCGGCAAGGGCGCCCTGGCCGCGGCCAAGCTCCACCTTGGAGCCAGCCAGCAGGTCGCCCCACACAATGGACTGGCCAATCGACATGACGACGCGGTCGGCATCGACACGGCGCAGATCGTTCTCGTCGTACTCGGGCGCAAAACGGCCCTCGTCGTCAAAGACACGCGTGCAGCGCTTGAAGGTGATACCGCACACACGGCCGGTCTCGTCCAGATGGACCTCCTTGGGGCCCCAGCTGCAGCTGATGTGCGCGCCGTCCTCGATGGCCTCGCGACGCTCCTCCTCGCTCGCGGGCATCTGGGCCTCGCTCTCCAGGCAGAACATCTCAACGTGCTCGGAGCCCAGGCGGCAGGCGTTGCGGGCCACGTCGATGGCCACGTTGCCGCCGCCCACCACGATGGTGCGGCCGGGCAACGCGTCGATCTTGCCACTGTTGACCTCGCGCAAGAAGTCGACGGCCACGGTCACGTCCTCGGCATCCTCGCCCGGAATACCGGCAAGGCGGCCACCCTGGCAGCCAATAGCCACGTAGAAGGCCTTAAAGCCCTGCTCGCGCAGCTCGTCGAGCGTCACATCGCGACCGACCTCCACGCCATAGCGGAACTCGGCGCCCATCAGGCGAATGACCTCGACCTCCGCCTCGATAACATCCTTCTGCAGCTTAAAGCTGGGAATGCCGTAGGTGAGCATGCCACCCGGGCGCTCGTTTTTCTCGAACACGACGGGTTTATAGCCCTTCTCGGCCAGATAGAAGGCGCAGGACAGACCGGCCGGACCGGCGCCGATGATGGCAATCTTCTGATCGAAGCCGCCGGCGCGCGTCGGCGTCACCACGGGCGGAACGTAGCGGGTCGCGGCGTCCAGATCGCGCTGGGCGATAAACTTCTTGACCTCGTCGATAGCCACGGCGGCGTCCACACGGCCGCGGGTGCAGGCATCCTCACAGCGGCGGTTGCACACACGGCCGCAGATAGCGGGCAGCGGGTTCTCGCGCTTAATGAGTGCTAGGGCCTCGTCATAGCGACCCTGAGCCGCGAGCTTCAAATAGCCCTGAACGGCAACGTGCGCGGGGCAGGCCGTCTTGCAGGGAGCGGTGCCGGACTCATGCGTCTCGATGCGGTTGTCGTTGCGGTAGTTGGGCGACCACTTGGTGTGATCCCATTTGGTGGCATCGGGCAGCTCCTGGCGCGGATACTCGGGCACGCGGCCGCCGGCCTTTTTGCTGCAGAGCTTCTGGCCCAGTTTGGCGGCGCCGGCCGGACACACCTCAACGCAGCGACCGCAGGCCACGCACTTGTCCTTCTCGACCTTGGCGACATAGGCCGAGCGCGACAGGTTGGGCGTGTTGAACAGCTGCGAGGTGCGCAGGGCATAGCACACGTTGACGTTGCAGTTGCAGATGGCGAAGATCTTGTTCTCGCCGTCAATGTTGGTAATCTGGTGCACAAAGCCGTTGTCCTCGGCCTGGCGCAGGATGTCGTAAACCTCGTCGCGCGTTACATAATGGCCGCGGTCGGTCTCGACCACGTAGTCGGCCATATCGCCCACGGCGATGCACCAATCGGCCGGGTCGTCGGCGCAGCCCTCACCCATCACGCGACGGCTCGCGCGGCAGCTGCAGGTGCTAGCGGCATATTTGCCATCGTATTTGTCGAGCCAATGCTCGATATGCTCGATCGGCACCGAGGTGCTCGAAGCATCGATAGCCTTCTCGACCGGAATGACGTGCATGCCGATACCGGCGCCTCCGGGCGGCACCATCGGCGTAGCCTTGGACAGCGGGCCTTTGGATGCCTGTTCAAAGAACTTGGCGTAGACCGGGTGCTCTTCGAGCTGGCTCACGCGCATGTTGAGGAACTCGGCAGAGCCCGGCACCAGCATGGGCAGCACCCACTGCTTGGCGCGCTCGGGGTTTTCCCAGTTGTACTCGAGCAGACCCGTGTAGCTCATGTCGTCGAGCATCTTCTCGATATCGGCCTCGGGCATGCCGGTGAGCTTGACCATCTCGGGCAGCGTATAGGGACGGCGCATCTTCATCTTGCAGAGCACTTCGGCCTGCTCGTCGGTTGCGGCCTCGGCAAACGACCAGTACTCGTAGCCCAGCAGCTCGTCGCGATGCAGCAGACGGTTGGTGCAGTGCTCACACAGTTTGACGATTGCCTCGCGCGGATGCTCCGGCAGCGGCGGCACGAACTCCGAACCGATGTCGGGCTCGGTGTAGCTAATTCCCGGTCCGTTGAGAATCATGTTTGTCCCTTCTCTTGCCGCAGCCCGACGAGGCCGCAGCGCCCCTCTTTTTTTGCAGGCCGGGCATGCCCCATGCCGTTCACCCGCCATTGTTGACATTGTGTCAAAAATAGTATTGACGAACCGTCAACAATATTCAAGACTGTTAGGCGAACGGTCAGGCAAAAGAGGATGAAAGGCGGCAAAACATGGGCAACAACACAGCAGGTACCTCTGTAGTCAATGCCGTCCCCGCATCCGATAGCGCGGCAAAGCGCCTGACGGGCGACGAACGCCGTCGCGAGATCCTCGATGCCGTGCGCACCGTAAGCTCCGAGCTGGGCGTGTCCCACCTATCGGTATCGGCCGTGACCAAGCGAGCCGGCTGCACGCGTTCATTGTTCTACCACTACTTCGCCGACATGGACGCCGCCGTCACCGCCGTCATGGACGAGGCGATCGACGGTTTTATCTCCGAGCTCGAGCAGTGGAATGCCAACCGCATCGTCGGTGATATCGAGGGCGCACTCGACACCGTCGCCCCGCTCTTTAAGCGCCTGGTCGCCAGCGGCCACGAGCTGCCGAGTACGCTCACCTCAAGCAGCGGCGCGCTCTACGGCGGCTTTTTGCACAACGTGGTCCAGCGCGTGGCGCAATATATCTGCGACACCACCGTGGTGGACTTTGTCGCCCATCATGAGCTACGCATCGACCATGTCTACGAGACGTTCTACACCCTCATCATGGGGTTGTTGATGTATATCCGCACGCACCCCGATGTGCCCGACGAGACGGTCAAGGAAATCATCGCCTCGACACTCCACATCGAGGGCTATACCGCCAAGTATCCGGAGCGCAAGCCCCAGAACTGACGACATTTGGCCAAACTGCCCGCGATCAGAAGAGGGGCCGCGGGCGTGTGAAAGGAGAGCAGCATGCTGTTCGATGTTTGGGGTAGCGATACCCTTATCCACTGGGCCGGCTGGGCCATAGTCTTTATTGGCCTGATCGTGCTCAACGAGGTCGGCCGCCGCACCAAGCTGGGCGCAGCAATCATCTTTGGCGTGGCTCCGCTGGCCATGACCATCTACTGCGTCGCCATCGCCGTGGGCGTTTCGCAGGGTGCCGAGTGGGCGCTCACCAACCCCACCCATGTGTACCAGAACAGCTGGTTCCACTACGCCAAGGTATACGCGGCGCTCGCCGGTTGCTGGGGCTTCATTGCCATTAAGTACCAGTGGGGAAAGATCGGCAAGGCGCATTGGTTCCGCGCATGGCCGTTTGTGATCGTCGCCATCAACATCATGATTGCCGTCGTGTCCGACTTTGAGAGCGCCTATCACTTCTTTGTCCTGGGCGAGTCCACCTGGGTCACCTCCGAAGGTGCTACGCAGCTGGCCGGCTGGAACAACGTGTTCAACGGCATCGCCGGTATCATCAACATCTTCTGCATGACCGGTTGGTGGAGCGTCTACGCCTCCGAGGACAAGACCGACATGCTGTGGCCCGATATGACCTGGGTCTACATCATCGCCTACGATATCTGGAACTTCTGCTACACCTACAACTGCCTGCCCACCCACTCCTGGTTCTGCGGCTTTGCACTGCTGCTGGCGCCCACCGTCGCCGCCTTTATCTGGAACAAGGGCGGCTGGATCCAGAACCGCGCCTTTACGCT
Protein-coding regions in this window:
- a CDS encoding hydrogenase maturation nickel metallochaperone HypA; translation: MHELGIVYHIIRDVENVARAHGVRRVSSVTLLLGEVSGVVPDLLLDAWRWAADKKPIAQGAELIVEPVEAVTHCEACGCDYATVEHGKTCPHCGSGETYLLQGQEVMIKQIETPDEDPADAAPDGLSDAPDAVDAANPLHIA
- a CDS encoding FAD-dependent oxidoreductase — translated: MILNGPGISYTEPDIGSEFVPPLPEHPREAIVKLCEHCTNRLLHRDELLGYEYWSFAEAATDEQAEVLCKMKMRRPYTLPEMVKLTGMPEADIEKMLDDMSYTGLLEYNWENPERAKQWVLPMLVPGSAEFLNMRVSQLEEHPVYAKFFEQASKGPLSKATPMVPPGGAGIGMHVIPVEKAIDASSTSVPIEHIEHWLDKYDGKYAASTCSCRASRRVMGEGCADDPADWCIAVGDMADYVVETDRGHYVTRDEVYDILRQAEDNGFVHQITNIDGENKIFAICNCNVNVCYALRTSQLFNTPNLSRSAYVAKVEKDKCVACGRCVEVCPAGAAKLGQKLCSKKAGGRVPEYPRQELPDATKWDHTKWSPNYRNDNRIETHESGTAPCKTACPAHVAVQGYLKLAAQGRYDEALALIKRENPLPAICGRVCNRRCEDACTRGRVDAAVAIDEVKKFIAQRDLDAATRYVPPVVTPTRAGGFDQKIAIIGAGPAGLSCAFYLAEKGYKPVVFEKNERPGGMLTYGIPSFKLQKDVIEAEVEVIRLMGAEFRYGVEVGRDVTLDELREQGFKAFYVAIGCQGGRLAGIPGEDAEDVTVAVDFLREVNSGKIDALPGRTIVVGGGNVAIDVARNACRLGSEHVEMFCLESEAQMPASEEERREAIEDGAHISCSWGPKEVHLDETGRVCGITFKRCTRVFDDEGRFAPEYDENDLRRVDADRVVMSIGQSIVWGDLLAGSKVELGRGQGALADPQTYQTAEPDIFVGGDVYTGPSFAIDAIAAGHEAAVSIHRFVQPGSTLTIGRNQRRYTALDRNDVVLESYDNASREVAHVDREREKAAPFSEYVETFTEEQVRAETARCLGCGASIVDPNKCIGCGLCTTKCAFDAIHLDRDRPECSTMVKYEQKLPSLGKYALKRAIKIKFGRK
- a CDS encoding TetR/AcrR family transcriptional regulator, with product MGNNTAGTSVVNAVPASDSAAKRLTGDERRREILDAVRTVSSELGVSHLSVSAVTKRAGCTRSLFYHYFADMDAAVTAVMDEAIDGFISELEQWNANRIVGDIEGALDTVAPLFKRLVASGHELPSTLTSSSGALYGGFLHNVVQRVAQYICDTTVVDFVAHHELRIDHVYETFYTLIMGLLMYIRTHPDVPDETVKEIIASTLHIEGYTAKYPERKPQN
- a CDS encoding DUF5692 family protein, yielding MLFDVWGSDTLIHWAGWAIVFIGLIVLNEVGRRTKLGAAIIFGVAPLAMTIYCVAIAVGVSQGAEWALTNPTHVYQNSWFHYAKVYAALAGCWGFIAIKYQWGKIGKAHWFRAWPFVIVAINIMIAVVSDFESAYHFFVLGESTWVTSEGATQLAGWNNVFNGIAGIINIFCMTGWWSVYASEDKTDMLWPDMTWVYIIAYDIWNFCYTYNCLPTHSWFCGFALLLAPTVAAFIWNKGGWIQNRAFTLAIWCMFAQVFPYFQEESIFVTHSTLDPGAATAVSIAALVANVAAIIYIAYRAKKLGRNPYKQDVFEGTSDWEKATARRAKVDYAHAE